One segment of Paenibacillus sp. FSL R7-0337 DNA contains the following:
- a CDS encoding HAMP domain-containing sensor histidine kinase, which translates to MIYIAVLLSVILGALMFRLFSLKRQIRNITKQMVELSSGTVEKKLNISLIDKDLNSLTAEINKNLTKQRELRIQMIRSGNHLKESVANISHDLRTPLTSMIGYLQLLSKGAVNPEQREQIGIVFRKAAHLQTLIKLFYELAVLDSEEIQPKLKNVNYSNLIMDSVVENAAMFEGRNLHPEISLPEDTVFVWADEDMLRRILQNLLDNAAKYATGDLKITLMKGSATELIITNRISSPNEVNLERLFDRFYTSDISRSAGGTGLGLAIVKILIDKLGGTINAELLEDHLQITIVL; encoded by the coding sequence ATGATATATATTGCTGTTCTGCTCTCGGTAATACTTGGGGCACTTATGTTCCGCCTCTTTTCACTGAAAAGGCAAATTCGCAATATTACAAAACAGATGGTTGAACTGTCTTCGGGAACAGTTGAAAAGAAACTGAATATATCTTTGATCGATAAGGATTTGAATTCACTTACTGCGGAGATCAATAAGAATCTGACGAAGCAGCGTGAGCTCCGCATTCAGATGATACGCAGCGGCAATCACTTGAAAGAATCCGTAGCTAATATCTCCCATGATCTGCGCACACCCTTAACATCAATGATCGGCTACCTTCAGCTGCTGAGCAAAGGGGCGGTGAATCCAGAGCAACGTGAGCAAATAGGAATAGTCTTCCGCAAAGCTGCTCATCTGCAGACTTTAATCAAATTATTCTATGAACTGGCTGTGCTGGATTCTGAAGAGATTCAGCCGAAACTCAAGAATGTAAATTACTCGAATCTGATTATGGATAGCGTGGTGGAGAATGCTGCTATGTTCGAGGGACGGAACCTGCATCCTGAAATTAGTCTCCCGGAGGATACTGTATTTGTCTGGGCAGATGAGGATATGCTGCGGCGTATTTTGCAGAACCTGCTGGATAACGCAGCTAAGTATGCCACTGGTGATCTCAAGATCACCCTGATGAAGGGTAGCGCAACAGAATTAATAATAACCAATAGGATCTCAAGCCCGAATGAAGTGAATCTGGAAAGACTGTTCGACCGCTTCTATACATCGGATATATCCCGAAGTGCAGGGGGCACCGGACTGGGATTGGCAATTGTCAAAATTCTGATTGATAAACTAGGCGGAACGATCAATGCTGAATTACTGGAAGATCACCTGCAGATCACAATTGTGTTGTGA